A genomic stretch from Pempheris klunzingeri isolate RE-2024b chromosome 23, fPemKlu1.hap1, whole genome shotgun sequence includes:
- the LOC139222910 gene encoding lecithin retinol acyltransferase-like, whose product MLDTLTFLLERLFLLAHIKLSSLLPPPGAERGEPPLSRRCERDEAPAPPAGAPRRFQRGDLLEVPRTLFTHFGIYLGDNRVAHLIPDILPALTTDARQIQEMVTNTRLLLGVLSKRASIRVDSVEDFAYGAGILLNAMDRAARRSPLSGEEVARRAERLVGSVSYSLLWNNCEHFVTYCRYGSAQSLQTDRFCEWLKSLIRDQRNVVLTALLGLLSMVCLGISSSTALPTLLIPFTLWMAS is encoded by the exons ATGCTGGACACGCTCACCTTCCTCCTGGAGAGGCTCTTCCTCCTCGCCCACATCAAGCTGTCcagcctgctgccccccccGGGCGCAGAGCGCGGAGAGCCGCCGCTCAGCAGGCGCTGTGAGCGGGATGAGGCTCCCGCGCCGCCCGCCGGAGCTCCGCGCCGGTTCCAGCGGGGGGACCTGCTGGAGGTGCCGCGGACTCTCTTCACCCACTTCGGCATCTACCTGGGCGACAACCGGGTGGCGCACCTCATCCCGGACATCCTGCCGGCGCTGACCACCGACGCCCGGCAGATCCAGGAGATGGTGACCAACACGCGGCTGCTGCTGGGGGTGCTCTCCAAGCGCGCCAGCATCCGGGTGGACTCGGTGGAGGACTTCGCGTACGGAGCGGGGATCCTGCTGAACGCCATGGACCGGGCGGCGCGCCGGAGCCCGCTGTCCGGGGAGGAGGTGGCCCGGCGGGCGGAGCGGCTGGTCGGCAGCGTGTCCTACAGCCTGCTGTGGAACAACTGCGAGCACTTCGTCACCTACTGCCGCTACGGGTCCGCGCAGAGCCTGCAGACCGACAGG TTCTGCGAGTGGCTGAAGTCGCTGATCCGGGACCAGCGTAACGTGGTCCTGACGGCGCTGCTGGGCCTCCTGTCCATGGTGTGTTTGGGGATATCCTCCAGCACGGCCCTCCCCACCCTCCTCATCCCCTTCACCCTGTGGATGGCCAGCTAG
- the LOC139223047 gene encoding lecithin retinol acyltransferase-like: MFPLQLLAMLFISTPTHDDRDEEEEAHRKQEVALRRGDLLVVPRTLFTHFGIYLGGGRVAHFIPDILPVVSADQTWINQVVTNTRLLLGVLAKRGSVRVDSVKDFAYGSPILVNTTDQVCSRPPLRGDEVAQRAEKLQGHVTYSLLWYNCEHFVMYCRYGTVTSLQTFQFCKTVRKLLLSRRVAKVMAALGACLLVHLGAVTPCSALLAVLLPFLMWMAA; the protein is encoded by the exons ATGTTCCCCCTGCAGCTGCTCGCCATGCTCTTCATCTCCACCCCCACACACGACGACagggacgaggaagaggaggcacacaggaagcaggaagtggcTCTGCGGAGGGgagacctgctggtggtgcccAGGACCCTCTTCACCCACTTTGGGATTTACCTGGGGGGAGGCAG agTGGCTCATTTCATCCCTGACATCCTCCCCGTGGTCTCTGCTGATCAGACTTGGATCAATCAGGTTGTCACCAACACCAGACTCCTGCTGGGGGTCCTGGCCAAG CGGGGCAGCGTGAGGGTCGACTCAGTGAAGGACTTCGCCTACGGCTCACCGATCCTCGTCAACACCACCGACCAG GTGTGCAGCCGCCCTCCTCTGCGGGGGGACGAGGTGGCCCAGAGGGCGGAGAAGCTGCAGGGTCATGTGACCTACAGCCTGCTGTGGTACAACTGCGAGCACTTCGTCATGTACTGCCGGTACGGCACCGTGACGAGCCTGCAGACGTTTCAG ttCTGTAAGACGGTCAGGAAGCTGTTGCTGAGTCGGCGTGTTGCCAAGGTGATGGCGGCGCTGGGGGCGTGTCTCCTCGTCCACCTGGGGGCCGTGACCCCCTGCTCGGCCCTGCTGGCCGTCCTGCTGCCCTTCCTCATGTGGATGGCTGCGTAG